A stretch of Komagataella phaffii GS115 chromosome 2, complete sequence DNA encodes these proteins:
- a CDS encoding Mu3-like subunit of the clathrin associated protein complex (AP-3), whose protein sequence is MDSIVITDEFSKLLYQYLWSPTSISFGSLMARLKLMPSQSENWLYIQCDGKYIIKYPRNGIIVWLVCLEHDPFVYALFVDTFVKVLEEYIGKPTAATIKSHSDTISLLLLDMADGGFPFIIDDNQIKDLMPNKSIMDKILSSTKQLTKTANNSLNRNVAFNTFANQPSMWSRSNYSIPWRRSKVYHTNNEILIDIVEELSMITLAHNGTKDDSNSSAFYSSAVRHSKRMPLVSKITGKILVNSHLSGIPHINLRLNLKHNQLSCPSFHRAVDIPRWNSSSGLISFVPPDGVSTLVSYVTDLDRHQDFVDVQYGFFQGKRSNEFEIRLTTLSSSRVNTIENLKLEIHLPREREYSVKVLRCTHGDLQLSRKNRYYEWIFAKEVPTGITATFRGSLVDGSDPVVDKLRPSYLQLSYENKHSLLTGLEVRSIEIEKIEGLSNQVKPYKGAKYISRVTHLIR, encoded by the coding sequence ATGGATTCAATTGTTATAACTGACgaattttcaaaattgcttTACCAGTATCTGTGGAGTCCAACTTCTATTTCTTTCGGTAGTTTGATGGCACGTTTGAAACTAATGCCCTCTCAATCTGAAAATTGGCTTTATATTCAATGTGACGGAAAATACATCATCAAGTATCCTAGGAACGGAATAATAGTATGGTTGGTTTGCCTGGAACATGATCCATTTGTATATGCCCTGTTTGTGGATACATTTGTCAAGGTACTCGAAGAATATATTGGCAAACCAACAGCCGCTACAATCAAATCTCATTCGGATACCATATCTCTGTTGCTACTTGATATGGCTGATGGAGGCTTTCCCTTCATAATTGATGATAATCagatcaaagatttgatgcCAAATAAATCTATTATGGATAAAATTTTATCTTCTACAAAACAACTCACGAAGACAGCGAATAACTCATTGAATAGAAATGTTGCATTTAATACCTTTGCTAATCAGCCTTCTATGTGGTCCAGATCCAACTATTCAATTCCCTGGAGAAGAAGCAAAGTTTACCATACTAACAACGAAATACTTATTGACATTGTTGAGGAATTAAGCATGATTACATTGGCACACAATGGCACTAAAGATGACTCAAATTCTTCCGCATTTTACAGTTCTGCCGTTCGACATTCAAAGAGGATGCCCTTAGTGTCTAAGATCACCGGTAAAATTTTAGTAAACTCACATCTAAGCGGAATTCCTCACATAAATCTAAGGCTGAACTTGAAGCATAATCAGCTAAGCTGTCCTTCCTTTCATCGAGCAGTAGATATACCAAGATGGAACTCATCGTCCGGTTTAATATCATTTGTTCCTCCAGATGGAGTTTCAACACTGGTATCCTATGTTACTGATCTTGATAGACACCAGGATTTTGTAGACGTGCAGTACGGTTTTTTTCAAGGGAAACGGTCGAACGAGTTTGAAATACGGCTAACAACTCTCAGCTCATCCAGGGTTAATACTATAGAGAATCTGAAACTGGAGATTCACCTTCCAAGAGAACGCGAATATTCGGTGAAGGTTCTACGGTGCACTCATGGAGACTTGCAACTGTCACGTAAGAATCGATATTATGAGTGGATTTTTGCCAAAGAGGTTCCAACTGGTATAACAGCTACATTCAGAGGGTCTTTGGTCGATGGTTCGGATCCAGTCGTAGACAAGCTTCGACCTAGTTATTTGCAACTGTCGTATGAGAATAAGCATTCTCTTTTGACCGGCTTAGAAGTACGGTCGATAGAAATCGAAAAAATTGAGGGGCTCAGCAATCAGGTAAAGCCTTACAAAGGAGCTAAATACATATCCCGAGTCACTCATTTGATACGATGA